AGCCTGACGTGCCCGATCCTCCCCGCCGGCTCGCGATCTCGCGCGCACGAACCGGCGCGGGGGCGACCACCGCCACGCGTTTCCCGCGCGGGGACCCCGACGCCGAAATCGGCGCCGGTCGCGACTTCGCTTCGGAAATCGGCGCGCGAGGGATCCGCACGCGGGCGGCCCGCTCGATCGTCGTGATCGACGGCCCGCGATTGACGATGACGCCGCGGGAAACGGAGTAGGACGTCAGCTTTCGGACTCGGGGGAAGATCGCGGCGTTCTCGGCAACGGGAAGCCTCACCGATGAAACGCGCACGCCCGCGAAACGGTTAACCGGGACGAAGACGTATCGAGCCTGCGGAACGATGATCGGAGCTCCGGAATATCCCGAATAGGAAATCGACAGGGTCGGGGGGATGGGCGCCCAGCCGACGTACGTGTCGCTGTAGCACCACGTCACCCACGCCGGGGCCCAGACGGTCCCCGGAACCCATACCCATCCCCAGGGGTCTTCCCAGACCCAGGTTCCGTAGTGGTAGGGGTCGCCGCCCCAGGGATCCTCGGAAACCCACGTCCAGCCGTAATCGGTATAGATCCACTGCCCGTCCGTGTACGGCTGCCAGCCCGCCGCGACGTGGCCGGGAATCCAGCAGTCGCCCCATCGCCCGACCGACTCCCAGCGCCCGTAGGGGGACAGCTCGTCGTAGAAGAAGGAGATGCTGACGCTCGCCTGCGCGCGGGCGGGTCGAGCCCCGAGGAGGGACGCGCCGGCGAAAACCCCGAGCAGAACCATCGTCTTCACTTTCATGCATTTCCTCGTTTCGCCCGTACGCGTGCAACGGCTGTGCCATGGGCTGGGTTCGAACCCGCCGCGCGCTTGACCTGGTGAGCCCCGTCGCGTATCGTTCGGCTTCTTCCGCGGGGCTGTAGTTCAGTTTGGTTAGAACGCCGGCCTGTCACGCCGGAGGTCGCGGGTTCGAGCCCCGTCGGCCCCGCCAAAAGCTGCTTCGCAGACGCTCGGCTTCTCCACTTCGTATCGAAGCTTCGCGGGTCTCGAACCCGCGACCTCAAAATTCAGCCGCGGGTGAGAGCCCGAGGCCGCGCTGAATTCGCGATCCGAGATCGCGAATCGGAGCAG
The genomic region above belongs to Thermoanaerobaculia bacterium and contains:
- a CDS encoding DUF6600 domain-containing protein, with product MVLLGVFAGASLLGARPARAQASVSISFFYDELSPYGRWESVGRWGDCWIPGHVAAGWQPYTDGQWIYTDYGWTWVSEDPWGGDPYHYGTWVWEDPWGWVWVPGTVWAPAWVTWCYSDTYVGWAPIPPTLSISYSGYSGAPIIVPQARYVFVPVNRFAGVRVSSVRLPVAENAAIFPRVRKLTSYSVSRGVIVNRGPSITTIERAARVRIPRAPISEAKSRPAPISASGSPRGKRVAVVAPAPVRAREIASRRGGSGTSGSPRGSAAAPGHEAKPAPAPHGHEGKSSSSRESTPSHRTAPPAHREAPPPRHEAAPPKHEAPPPRHEAAPPRHEAPPPRREAPPPNGAPPTREAPPAHREAPSPHGASAEHRAVPPHKKEPPPPPPPERREKPGNAAPPGAF